The Kitasatospora sp. NBC_00374 genome has a segment encoding these proteins:
- a CDS encoding ABC transporter ATP-binding protein: MTQHRDPATAPPPMVVVEDLRRSFGTGPQAVHALRGVSFSAGRGELTALKGRSGSGKTTLLNLVGGLDRPTAGSVRLDGTDLAGLTEDGRLALRRDRIGFVFQSFGLIPVLTAAENVGVPMRLRRVPAARREERARTLLAMVGLADHARQRPGELSGGQQQRVAIARALANEPALIIADEPTGQLDFETGRSVMQLLRAVVRSEGVTALVATHDPALMELADRVVELRDGRIVEEVRA, translated from the coding sequence ATGACGCAGCATCGGGACCCGGCCACCGCACCGCCGCCCATGGTGGTGGTCGAGGACCTCCGCCGGAGCTTCGGCACCGGACCACAGGCCGTGCACGCCCTGCGCGGGGTCTCCTTCTCCGCCGGCCGCGGTGAACTCACCGCGCTCAAGGGCCGATCCGGATCCGGCAAGACCACCCTGCTGAACCTGGTGGGCGGCCTGGACAGGCCCACCGCCGGCAGCGTCCGACTGGACGGCACCGACCTCGCCGGCCTCACCGAGGACGGCAGGCTCGCCCTGCGCCGGGACCGGATCGGCTTCGTGTTCCAGTCCTTCGGCCTGATCCCGGTGCTGACCGCCGCCGAGAACGTCGGCGTCCCGATGCGCCTGCGCAGGGTGCCCGCCGCCCGCCGCGAGGAGCGGGCCCGCACCCTGCTCGCCATGGTCGGGCTGGCCGACCACGCCCGGCAGCGGCCCGGCGAACTCTCCGGCGGGCAGCAGCAACGCGTCGCCATCGCACGGGCGCTGGCCAACGAGCCCGCCCTGATCATCGCGGACGAGCCGACCGGCCAGCTCGACTTCGAGACCGGGCGCTCGGTGATGCAGCTGCTGCGCGCCGTGGTGCGCAGCGAGGGGGTCACCGCCCTGGTCGCCACCCACGACCCCGCACTGATGGAGCTGGCCGACCGGGTGGTGGAGCTGCGCGACGGCCGGATCGTCGAGGAGGTCCGCGCCTGA
- a CDS encoding FtsX-like permease family protein, protein MLGLVVRRLRGRPALAAAVLLTVLITTTVLTTLVAFDRTVGEAGLRQALQGPDRTRTTVLVGSTRDAGARAQDEAAVRAFADDLFGRLPTTVESVPRSRSYGLPAAAATPRPAGDSGGKDPDLTVLAALDHGRVELAAGRLPAPPGGPGDPVEAAVPQAALTRLGLTPDALPAQVVLDDRFGGAPLTLRLTGVYRAVDRAAPYWRLDPLGGREIQVVGFTTYGPMLVDEAVFGTGRIRQDGRNWLVTAGFGDARPAEVDALRARAEPLQLAFQRSSGLQVRTELPELIAELKTSVLVSRSTLLVGALQLAVLAAAALLLVVALMAARQENENSLLAARGAARRQLAALAAVEALLLALPAAALAPLLTPLLLRALGGFGPLARVPLDTGLRWTLWPVAAGCALACVALTAAPALLRRVGAVTLRRAGRRQNLVAGAARSGADLALLALAALAYQQLARHGHGGPAPDRTGRRGVDPVLIAAPTLALCAGSLLLLRVLPYAARLGGTLAARGRGLATALVSWQLARRPARSTGPVLLLTLAVSSGVLALGQHTAWSASQRDQADYATAGGLRITASSVAPIGQVGRYGSLPGADRLIPLLRSEQPLPGGRTGQLIALDAAKAADHLPVRPDLLDGRSVRDLFGPLTPGPVDEAGLRLPGHPTRIDLELGVRVLARSVWTPDGSAGPPATGPSRLDLWLLLTDRLGLTHRVPVPALPAEGEATTSVDLATAAGAPLGSAAAPLTLTGFVVSGGAQPREKVIGELTVRRLTVADSPQGPATEVAAPAALTWSVTTPADAAASDGSWTPGAGPPNRPALLVLGYRAGPSAGANARAILTPASGGQPQAGPKELPALATRGYLEAVGASVGDLVRVPVGGAAVVPLRITAVVGSLPAVGDTAVLVDLAAAGRLLAAAGADRPVPSEWWLPAAGPHDDTPVRAAAVLRSSAGAESLDLREEAAARLLADPLGAAPQSALAALAVAAAVLAAIGFTAAAAAGAAERARESAVLLALGAPRRRLARTAVAEQAVLVGLGTALGLGLGTLIAHLVVPLVVLTPAAGRPVPEVLVDLPAGPTALLAAAIAAGPLLSAFLGGRRHRDLAARLRFVEET, encoded by the coding sequence ATGCTCGGCCTTGTCGTCCGCCGCCTGCGCGGGCGACCAGCCCTCGCCGCGGCCGTACTGCTGACGGTACTGATCACCACGACCGTGCTCACCACGCTCGTGGCCTTCGACCGGACCGTCGGCGAGGCCGGCCTGCGCCAGGCACTCCAGGGGCCGGACCGGACCAGGACGACCGTCCTCGTCGGCAGCACCCGTGACGCCGGCGCGCGGGCCCAGGACGAGGCGGCGGTCCGGGCCTTCGCCGACGACCTGTTCGGCCGGCTGCCCACCACGGTCGAGAGCGTCCCGCGCAGCCGCTCGTACGGGCTGCCCGCCGCAGCCGCCACCCCCCGGCCCGCCGGGGACTCCGGCGGCAAGGACCCGGACCTCACCGTGCTCGCCGCGCTCGACCACGGCCGGGTGGAGCTGGCGGCCGGACGGCTCCCGGCGCCGCCCGGCGGGCCCGGCGACCCCGTCGAGGCCGCCGTACCGCAGGCCGCGCTCACCCGCCTCGGCCTGACCCCCGACGCGCTGCCCGCCCAGGTGGTCCTCGACGACCGGTTCGGCGGCGCACCCCTCACCCTGCGGCTCACCGGTGTGTACCGGGCGGTGGACCGCGCCGCGCCGTACTGGCGGCTGGACCCGCTCGGCGGCCGGGAGATCCAGGTGGTCGGCTTCACCACCTACGGCCCGATGCTGGTCGACGAGGCCGTGTTCGGCACCGGCCGCATCCGGCAGGACGGGCGGAACTGGCTCGTCACGGCCGGGTTCGGCGACGCCCGGCCCGCCGAGGTCGACGCCCTGCGCGCCCGGGCCGAGCCGCTCCAGCTCGCCTTCCAGCGTTCCAGCGGGCTCCAGGTCCGTACCGAACTTCCCGAGCTGATAGCCGAGTTGAAGACCAGCGTGCTGGTCTCCCGATCGACCCTGCTGGTCGGCGCCCTCCAACTCGCCGTGCTCGCCGCGGCGGCCCTGCTGCTGGTCGTCGCGCTCATGGCAGCCCGTCAGGAGAACGAGAACAGCCTGCTCGCCGCCCGCGGCGCCGCCCGCCGGCAACTGGCCGCACTGGCCGCGGTCGAGGCACTGCTGCTCGCACTGCCCGCCGCCGCGCTCGCACCCCTGCTCACCCCGCTGCTGCTGCGCGCCCTGGGCGGGTTCGGGCCACTCGCCCGGGTCCCGCTGGACACCGGCCTCCGGTGGACCCTGTGGCCCGTCGCGGCCGGCTGCGCGCTGGCGTGCGTCGCGCTCACCGCAGCCCCCGCACTGCTCCGCCGGGTCGGCGCCGTCACCCTGCGGCGGGCCGGCCGCCGGCAGAACCTGGTCGCCGGAGCGGCCCGATCCGGCGCGGACCTGGCGCTGCTCGCCCTCGCCGCCCTGGCCTACCAGCAGCTCGCCCGGCACGGCCACGGCGGACCCGCCCCGGACCGGACGGGCCGACGCGGCGTCGACCCCGTGCTGATCGCGGCACCCACCCTCGCCCTGTGCGCGGGCAGCCTGCTGCTCCTGCGGGTGCTCCCGTACGCGGCCCGGCTGGGCGGCACGCTGGCGGCCCGGGGACGCGGCCTGGCGACCGCGCTGGTCAGCTGGCAGCTGGCCCGCCGGCCCGCCCGCTCCACCGGGCCCGTACTGCTGCTGACACTCGCGGTGTCCAGCGGCGTGCTGGCGCTGGGACAGCACACCGCCTGGTCGGCCTCGCAACGCGACCAGGCGGACTACGCGACCGCCGGCGGCCTGCGGATCACCGCCTCCTCGGTCGCCCCGATCGGCCAGGTCGGCCGCTACGGCTCCCTGCCCGGCGCCGACCGCCTGATACCGCTGCTCCGCTCGGAGCAGCCGCTGCCGGGCGGCCGCACCGGGCAGCTCATCGCGCTCGACGCCGCCAAGGCCGCCGACCACCTGCCGGTCCGGCCCGACCTGCTCGACGGCCGCAGCGTGCGGGACCTGTTCGGCCCGCTCACCCCGGGCCCCGTCGACGAGGCCGGCCTCCGTCTTCCCGGCCACCCCACCCGGATCGACCTGGAGCTGGGCGTCCGGGTGCTGGCGCGATCGGTCTGGACGCCCGACGGCTCGGCAGGCCCGCCCGCGACCGGCCCCAGCCGTCTCGACCTGTGGCTGCTGCTGACGGACCGCCTCGGGCTGACCCACCGGGTCCCGGTGCCCGCGCTGCCCGCCGAAGGCGAGGCGACCACCTCGGTCGACCTGGCCACGGCCGCCGGCGCCCCGCTCGGATCCGCCGCCGCGCCGCTGACCCTGACCGGGTTCGTGGTCTCCGGCGGCGCCCAGCCGAGGGAGAAGGTCATCGGCGAGCTGACGGTGCGCCGGCTCACGGTCGCCGACAGCCCCCAGGGGCCCGCCACGGAGGTCGCCGCCCCCGCCGCGCTCACCTGGTCGGTCACCACCCCGGCCGACGCCGCCGCCTCCGACGGGAGCTGGACACCGGGTGCCGGCCCCCCGAACCGGCCGGCCCTCCTCGTCCTCGGCTACCGGGCCGGACCGTCGGCGGGGGCGAACGCCCGGGCCATCCTCACCCCGGCCTCCGGCGGGCAGCCGCAGGCCGGCCCGAAGGAACTGCCGGCCCTGGCCACCCGCGGCTACCTGGAGGCGGTCGGCGCCTCGGTCGGCGACCTGGTCCGCGTCCCGGTGGGCGGCGCGGCCGTCGTGCCGCTGCGGATCACCGCTGTCGTCGGCTCGCTCCCCGCCGTCGGCGACACGGCGGTCCTCGTCGACCTGGCCGCCGCCGGGCGGCTGCTGGCCGCGGCCGGGGCGGACCGCCCCGTCCCGTCCGAGTGGTGGCTGCCCGCCGCGGGCCCGCACGACGACACCCCGGTGCGGGCCGCCGCGGTCCTGCGTTCCTCGGCCGGCGCCGAGAGCCTCGACCTGCGCGAGGAGGCCGCGGCCAGGCTGCTCGCCGACCCGCTCGGCGCGGCGCCCCAGAGCGCGCTGGCCGCGCTGGCCGTCGCCGCCGCCGTACTGGCCGCGATCGGCTTCACCGCGGCGGCGGCCGCCGGAGCGGCCGAACGGGCGCGGGAGTCCGCCGTGCTGCTGGCCCTCGGTGCGCCACGGCGACGACTCGCCCGCACAGCCGTCGCCGAACAGGCCGTCCTGGTGGGCCTCGGCACGGCGCTGGGGCTCGGCCTCGGCACCCTGATCGCCCATCTGGTGGTCCCCCTGGTGGTGCTCACCCCCGCCGCCGGGCGTCCGGTCCCCGAGGTCCTGGTCGACCTGCCGGCCGGGCCCACCGCCCTGCTGGCGGCGGCCATCGCCGCCGGGCCCCTGCTGTCGGCCTTCCTCGGCGGACGACGGCACCGAGACCTGGCCGCCCGCCTGCGGTTCGTGGAGGAGACGTGA